In Hirundo rustica isolate bHirRus1 chromosome 4, bHirRus1.pri.v3, whole genome shotgun sequence, a genomic segment contains:
- the MIEF1 gene encoding mitochondrial dynamics protein MIEF1, with translation MAGAGQRKGKKDDNGIGTAIDFVLANARLVLGVGGAAMLGIATLAVKRMYDRAISAPSSPTRLSQSGKRSWEEPNWLGSSSRLLNQDMKTSLSRSLQTLPSDPSAAETDFFQPTKPKPSAKRSQVELKKSHLRLCLQEKLFSYYRQRVAIPADEQARAKQAAVDICAELRSFLRAKLPDMPLRDMYLSGSLYDDLQVVTADHIQLIVPLMLEQNLWSCIPGEDTIMNIPGFYLVRRENPEYFPRGSSYWDRCVVGGYLSPKTVADTFEKVVAGSINWPAIGSLLDYVIRPAAPPADLTLEVQYDADRHLFIDFLPSLTLGDIVLVAKPHRLAQNDNLWRLSLRPAETARLRALDQGDSGCRCLCLKIFKAVCKLNPALGHLTASQLTNVILHLSQEESDWSQHMLADRFLQALKGLIRYLEAGVLPSALNPKVNLFSELTPEEVDELGYTLYSSLSEPEVLLQT, from the exons ATGGCCGGTGCTGGGCAGCGCAAAGGGAAGAAGGATGACAACGGCATCGGCACCGCCATCGACTTCGTGCTGGCCAACGCGCGGCTGGTGCTGGGCGTGGGCGGCGCTGCCATGCTGGGCATTGCCACGCTGGCCGTCAAGCGG ATGTACGACCGCGCGATCAGTGCGCCCAGCAGCCCCACTCGCCTGAGCCAGTCAGGAAAGAGAAGCTGGGAAGAGCCAAACTGGCTGGGCTCCTCCTCACGCCTGCTGAACCAGGACATGAAGACCAGCCTCAGCCGCTCCCTGCAGACCCTCCCCAGTGATCCTTCAGCTGCAGAGACAG ACTTTTTTCAACCCACAAAGCCCAAGCCATCTGCCAAGAGGAGTCAGGTGGAGCTGAAGAAGTCCCACCTTCgcctgtgcctgcaggagaaGCTGTTCTCATACTACCGACAGCGGGTGGCAATCCCAGCAGACGAGCAGGCTCGGGCCAAGCAGGCAGCTGTGGATATCTGCGCAGAGCTGCGCAGCTTCCTGCGTGCCAAGCTGCCAGACATGCCCCTGCGGGACATGTACCTCAGTGGCAGCCTCTACGATGACCTGCAG GTAGTGACAGCTGACCACATCCAGCTTATTGTACCTCTCATGCTGGAGCAGAACCTGTGGTCCTGTATCCCTGGGGAGGACACTATCATGAACATTCCTGGCTTCTACTTGGTGCGTCGAGAAAACCCAGAGTACTTTCCTCGCGGGAGCAGCTACTGGGACCGCTGCGTGGTGGGAGGTTACCTTTCCCCCAAAACTGTAGCAGACACCTTTGAGAAAGTTGTAGCTGGGTCCATCAACTGGCCAGCAATTGGGAGTCTCTTGGACTATGTGATCCgtccagcagctcccccagcagaTTTGACACTGGAAGTCCAGTATGATGCAGATCGGCATCTTTTTATTGACTTTCTACCATCCCTGACACTTGGAGACATCGTCCTCGTTGCCAAACCTCACCGATTGGCCCAGAATGACAACTTGTGGCGACTGAGCCTGCGGCCAGCGGAAACGGCTCGCCTCCGCGCCCTGGACCAGGGCGATTCTGGCTGCCGCTGCTTGTGCCTCAAGATCTTCAAAGCAGTATGCAAGTTAAACCCAGCTCTGGGACATCTCACTGCCAGCCAACTCACCAATGTCATCCTGCACCTCTCCCAGGAGGAGTCCGACTGGTCCCAGCACATGCTGGCTGATCGCTTCCTGCAGGCACTGAAGGGGCTGATCCGCTACTTGGAGGCAGGTGTCCTCCCTAGTGCCCTGAACCCCAAAGTGAACTTGTTTTCAGAGCTGACCCCTGAAGAAGTGGATGAGTTGGGCTATACCCTCTACAGCTCTCTGTCAGAGCCAGAGGTCTTGCTGCAGACGTAA
- the LOC131378541 gene encoding mitochondrial ribosome and complex I assembly factor AltMIEF1, with product MAAWSREAVLTLYRALLRRGRGLRYTDRDFYLASIRREFRRNQGLERLEDKERQLEKGQAFLQSRLGGLV from the coding sequence ATGGCCGCGTGGTCCCGGGAGGCGGTGCTGACTCTGTACCGGGCTCTGCTGCGCCGCGGCCGCGGCCTGCGCTACACCGACCGGGATTTCTACCTCGCCTCCATCCGCCGCGAGTTCCGCCGGAACCAGGGGCTGGAGCGGCTGGAGGACAAGgaaaggcagctggagaaggggcaAGCTTTCCTGCAGAGCAGGCTCGGGGGCCTGGTTTAG